Below is a genomic region from Culicoides brevitarsis isolate CSIRO-B50_1 chromosome 2, AGI_CSIRO_Cbre_v1, whole genome shotgun sequence.
ttctcgttattttattaataatctgTTGTCAAATAGTCAAAACcgcatatttttgttgtttgcttAGCCATGTAAAGGAAATGACGACAAATATGTTAAACAATTTAAGCAAATAGTAAAgttgtaacttttttcttttttcgagttaaaagcttttagtgttgcattgaattttgaagaaaactgTTGTCTTAACGATCGAGCAAAATGTTaccgaaaataatattaatattttacttagtagtttttggaaatgccgaagatttttttatcgttcgtAATCCGtttgacacaaaatttgcGATGGATCGTCGTgatgatcaaaattttgaaatgattcGTGAAAATTATTCTCGTGTCGTAACATCGGCTCTTCAGAATAACGTTGCTATTAATTCAAACTGTGGCGGAACATTTCGCGATAATCAACATTTGATACAATCTCCGGGATATCCGAatcattatgaaaataatttgaaatgcgAATATACGTTGATGGCTCCTTTTGTTTgtcgaaattattttcacgtacaatttattgattttgacgTTGAGCCATCACGTAACTGCTCCAAAGATTACGTCAAGGTTGGAAATGAAGACACGTTATGTGGACAAGTTTTAGGCATAAAGAAATACGAAACGGAGGCGggtgtgttaaaaattaagcttgTGACAGATGGATATGAGACGAGAAAAGGATTTCAATTGTTGATTTCTCGATTGCCTTGCATCAATGGTaggttttgttaaattttaaatgaaaaaaatctcattatatttgattttagaTGGAGATGATAGCTCTGAATCGAGAACAACAGTTTTTCCAATATACGATAAAGAATCAGAAATTGGAATAAATACTGTTCGCCCAGCCTCTTCTAATATTGCACCCTCTGTTTTGCCTCCATTTACGAGCAATCGTCAGGATATCCCTCCGCCAGATTGGAATAATAACGGGTATTTACCTCCGCCGCCTGTTACATCAAGACCAATTCAACCTGTTCCTCCAATTCATCAAAATCCTTGTTTCCAAATTCCTTGTTGCCCTTCATACAACCCGTTATTTCCTCACTATCCTCAAAATAATCCTTTTTACCCAATTGGTTACCATCCAAATCATCAATATCCTCaaaatcatcataattttattccaaataCGCCTCCAATTAAGAAACAATTGCCTCAATTAAGTCCTTATCCGCCGCCTGGATTTCCCCTGATTCCTCAGTTTGGAGTTCCGCAGCAATGTTGTCGTAATACTTTTAGAAATCGTCGTTTTTACTTAGTTTCTCCAAACTTTCCTGCGACAAATCGACGACCAACGGATTGTTTCTTCGTCATTGAACGGGCAAATCTCAACATTTGTCGTCTCAGAATTGTGTTCAAGTTCTTCAATCATGGTAATAACTTCCAATGCTTCGATGACTTTTTAGAGGTCGATGGTAGACGTGTTTGCGGATGCAAAAGTGGTTTAGTTTACACAACTCAATGGGGATATGAGCCGAAAATTATTCGTTATCGTAATTCCGGATATCAACCGAACGGTTTGAGAGGATTTGTTTTGGATGTTATTCAAGAATCTTGTCCATATAGATACGAAATTCCGCCATTTAAGAGAATCGACAATACAAATAATCCTGTATATATCACAAAAGCGCAACAACTTGGCAAAGCAATGATCGTTCACACAAACAGCAGTACGATTTCAACTTACTATCATATGGCAGATCCCGAAGATATTAAGGTTAAGAGtcaaaaacaagaagaaatcGGAGTTGTAGATGAAAAAACACCCGTTGTCAAAGATGTTGAAAATGATTTGGAAACATCGGGAACAGTAGCAAAATTCTATTTCTTGAAtcaatttaacaataataatgggcAACTTAAGTGCAATCTGAATCCTTTTGAATGGttggttttgaaaaaatctgctTTATTCATTCAGAGACCCATATGTTTTagattctaatttatttaaataatatttttatgaaaaaaaaaaattttaatcgaaactaataaattattacttttttaacaattttttttcaaataatttttcattcaaaatgtcAATATATTTTGAAGTATACTTGCTCACTCggatataaaattgttttagcgggtacttttttgtgttcatcATATTGCTTAAATTACTctgaatatttaaagaaactaaaactaaaataatgaatgttgaaaaaatggaTTACGTGAAAATAGAGTCTCTCGATGGTTTAGGCGAATGGATCAAAAATCAAGATAATGCAAAGAGCTTTGTGAATTTCACCATTCCAGAAATTTGCAAAACAGAACCGTGTATTCTCGGAGTTGATGAAGCAGGACGAGGTCCTGTTCTTGGACCAATGGTTTATGGAATTGCATTTTGTCCCAAGAAAAAAGATGAAGCTTTGAAAACACTCGGATGTGCAGACTCCAAACAGTTGACGGAAGAAAAGagagaagaaattttcgtAGATTTGAACAATGAGGAATATGCAAAGAGTTGTGTTGGATGGGCTGTCGAAGTAATTTCACCGAATGTTATAAGTACAAGCATGAATCGCCGTGTAAAGTATTCGCTCAATGAAGTTTCCATGGGTTCAGCAAtcgatttgatcaaaaaagctGTAGAATTGGGCGTAAATGTAAAGGAAGTTTATGTCGATACTGTTGGTCCTCCCGAAAAATATCAGGCAAAGTTGAAAGGAATTTTTCCCGACTTTAAAATTACTGTTGCAAAAAAAGCTGATTCAACATATCCAATCGTTTCTGCAGCAAGTATTTGTGCGAAAGTCAGTCGAGATCATGCTTTGAAAGTATGGAGTTTTCGCGAAGGAATCGAACTCGAAGAAGGATTTGGCAGCGGATATCCGGGAGATCCCGCAACTAAACGATTTTTAGATAATGTTGAACCTGTTTTTGGATTCCCAAGACTTGTAAGATTTAGTTGGTCAACCGCGACAAAAGCATTAGAGCACAAGGCGTACTCCGTTGAATTCGACgaagaagaggaagaagaaaagccaaaaaaagtaaaaagtaaacaaataaCACAATTCTTTGGAGATGCAACAAAGCAAAGACACTTGTTCTTTAAGGAACGTTGTTtagaaaatattgcaaaaatttaataaaagcttgggtaattcttttaaaaatgtctttatttgattcgaaacaaaaaaaaaaagtttatcttgGTCTACCTCGACTGCGTAATCCTCCTCTTCCCCTTCCCCGTGATCCACGTTGAGCTCCATTGTTCGTGTTTTGAGGGCTTTTAGGTCGCAATGTTTCGATACGCTCTGTACATCCAGTTGTTGTCATTCCTCCATCGAAGTAACTCGCATACACATCGCTGTTAAAGTTCGAGTTTGTCAATTCTGAACCAATAGTTACCCAACCGGGTCTTATTGTTGAATCTCGCCCAAAAACATGCAAACGACGTTTTCCGagacaaaaatgttcaatgatGTGAAATATTTCTTCGGGTTTTTCCAAACTTCCGAATTCTTGTTCTTCAGAAATGATCAAGTCAATATCGATGTTTGCATGAATAAAGTCAAAATCTGTACTTCTTCGAACAGTTCCTTTGATGCCCATCAAACAATGCTCCTTTGTTCGTTGAAAAACAGCTTTAGGCTCCAATATTTTAGAATGTCCCGGATTCTCAATGTTTGTTCGAATCCAACAAATGTCTTCACAACGTCGAAAGCCCCATTTTCGAAGGCAATTTCTCCCGATATCCAATCCCTCAGAACTTCCGCaccataaaaatatgaaacttcTGTGCGCTGCAATTTCTCCAATATCCAATGATAAAATCTCATCCCATGACCAAAAGTTTTTTGGCGCACCTGAAGCAACAACAGCTCCTCGAAAATATTCTTCTAACGGaggttcaattaaaattacgtCGAATTTTGTGCCCATCGACGTCAAATCAAATGTTTTTAGATCTGCTTTCAAATACATCGGAGGAGTTGCTGTCTCTGAAATCAATTCGTCTTTCAACTTGATCAATTCACGCAGCTTTGGATATTCTTCGAAGCGATCTTGTAAGCCTACATCACGAATAAAGTTTTGAGGACGTTGCCCGGTATCGACAAAATGTTGGCAATAATCATTGTGAGGATTGCTACTTTGAGTTCCTTTGAGAAATTGCGACGAATCGCGATAGAAAACATTTTCAGCTGCCGactttttagaagaatttgcCTCATCGTCATCATAATTACGAGATTTGTTGCCATAAGATTCTTCCGCAGTCCCTAATGCATGTTTCAGTTCATCGACCTCAATTCCAAGCTAAAATTCAGAAACATAAAATAGAAtgtttgttttcaaaatttttgcatatttaccGTCTGTGCAATCAGCTTTTTACGTTTACGAGACTCCTCTCGCAATTCCCTCATCTTTTCActcatttttaatcttttagtTGTcgtattttacaattaaataaagaaaaatgcaCGATTAATTCTTATATTACGAGTTGTTTATCTTTTGAGAAATTACAGAATGTACATGGGGCCATTGAAATGAGAGCATTCAAGATACgcatttgatgcatttttattttttattcaacaattaaaaaaaataattttggaatttgttttgtttttttttcaatttggttcttccattttttgcacaaaaattcatgaaaaataaaaattctgaaaattttgaaattttttttctttttatcttgTTTTCATTTgtattctcataaaatttattttgaacagcaatttaaaaaaattctaaaaattttggaaaaatattttttgtctctttttaatCTGTCTCcttataaaatatgttttgaacaacactttttgaaaaatacctgaaaattttgattttatattcatgcatcacatttttcatcaaatgcgTATCTTGAATCTATCCTGTAGAAACGAGTcggcaaaaaaatgaatagaaTTACGATTCTCAAAGATGGATATTCacaaattatcgaaaatgatCCTCGAGGAGATGTCATGAAGGCAAATTGTACTTGTACTCTCATTCAATGTGAAACGGGCGAGAACATCATCGTTGATAGTTTAGATGCTTGGAGTGCAAGCACTTTACTCGCAGCTCTTAAAGAAGTCAACATTGAACCTGATCAAATAAACTTTTGTATCAGCACACATTGTCATCCTGATCATTTGGGAAACAACAATCTCTTTCTCAATGCCCGACATATCGTTGGTCAAACAATTTCGCAACGTGATGAGTACTTTATGCACGATTTCTCGAAAGAACCATTTGCGGTAACTTCTGATGTTCATGTTTTAGCTACGAAGGGACATACGAACACTTGTGTATCtgtaatttgcaaaaattcaatatttgatgGCAAAACAGTTGCAATTGTGGGAGATTTATTTGAGAACGAAAAAGACATAGATGATCCATCTATTTGGAGAGAAGCTGGAAGTGAATCAATAGAGGATCAAATGAAAAACAGGCTCATAATTGCAACATTGTCAGATTACATCGTACCGGGACATGGATCAATGTTTAAAGTTACGCCAGAAATGAGAGACAAATTAGAAAACCAATTGAAAACTTTAGATCGAAACATCATCGGTTAAGTAAttgaacttgtttttttttaaataaaattttctttgaaacatTTACATCAGATTCTCAAAAAACTTCTTCCTCTTttatgtgttatttttttttgcaaacttaTAATTAGTGATAAGACTCTCGACTCTCAGACcatttacttttcaattgtAGCATTTGCCAAATCAGTCATTTTCGGATACGGGATATTCCTTTTATCCAATTCAGTTTGTGCCcacaaaatcaactttaagATATTCACCATACGGGGACTCGGATATTCTTGATGTTCTTGCTTCAAAATTGCCGCATTGAGTTCACTTGCGATCTTTTGTCTGTGTGTTTGATCGAGCAAATCTGAAAAAGGTGAATTTTGCGGTTTTTCGAATGCCAATAATGCCAAAGTACGTTCTAATTCGTTCAAAACTTCCGGATTACTCTCGCCAGCCTCTGAAATTTGAGTTTGTGCAAAAGTAAGAGCACCGTCTTCGCCTTCAATTTTCCCGGCACGAATCAGTTCGATCAAATGTAATTGTTGCAaatgaaaatacaaatatCGATCGTTATCCAACAATTCGGGATGCAATTGGTTGACCAAATGTGTTGCTTCTTGTATACGACCATCCTGAACAGCTTCTCGTATCAAGATACGATTATCCAAGGAGCTCAAATCAACATCTGGTTCGACGCCGCTTTCAGCTTGGAATTTCTCAGCTGCTTCTTTGAAtcctaaaattttgtaaaataacgAGATTttagaacaaagaaaaattaaatagcaaaaaaaaacttatacaCATACCCTCGGTAatcaaataattcataataagTTTATTTACATCATTTTGCTTCAATTCAAACGATTCAAGACGATTCTGCCATTCTGTTGTAGATATTCCGTCATTTCGATCATTGTAACTCATCTTGGATAGCGTTTAGagggaaaaattgaagaaaactttttgtttgcagctctttgtttttttttttcttatgtcaaaacagcaaaattggaaatttatgCCTCGGgtattcacaaaatattttttgcatgctggGTCGAAAATCAAGAACATGAAACTTGTGTCTTTTATAGCTAACTATTATTCTTCGCCAATTGCCAATAATTTTGTCTACAAGCAATGAATCTGTATGAAATGCACTACAAACATATGTGAGAAAACCTGAAATTGTTAAAAGATACATACTATATTACTACTTAGCAACATATATGTATTGAATGATCTGATCTATGCGAAATGTTCATACTTTATTAGCAATACTTTACATTATTTTAGTGTATAACAGCACTTGAAGAGATCAAGTCATGTTTTATGTGGTAAAATGTAAAGCGATATTGTTTTATGATGAGTGTAAGAACAAGAAATATGcatgaaattacaaaaataacattttagttaaaaaataagaattataaaactttataaaacgGATTCCAAATGAGACgaagtaagtaaatttttcataaataataaaaagtttttacataAGTTGAGTTTTAACTCGTGaatcatatttaataaaaaaaaaaacatttttttttaattccgataaattttatatttatgtgaTTCATTgctaaacattaaatattcgTGAGAAATTATTGTGAATGTGCTTTACAAATGACATCAATTACATGGAATATGATGTTTTAGTAATAATTGTTTAACATAAAACATGTGTGATGTTATTATCTATTTAGATAACTACACATAAAGTTACATATAGTTAAGCCCATAACACGTATTAGTACAAATATAATGATTGTATATCATTGCACCGATAAGGTAAAATATGATTACAATACGTAAGACGATgcgataagaaaatatttaaataagcgCCTATAATACATAAACATTGTCATTTGTCGCACTAACGTACGGAGAATTTTCAGGTTTCGATTAAGCATATGAAATTGAATTGGATGTGAATGTGTTGATAACCGTATagaaactcaaaattaaaaaccaaacACATATACGAATGAGAAGGCACACATTTAtacatatgataaaaaaacaataataaacataGCAAGACACACGATCGCGATTTTGTGTTATTAAGACAGTTTTAGTAGAGTCTCCGTATTGTATGATccatatttaaattgaatacttttaattataaaatattttgcaataaattaattaaattgtttttgaagtTATTGAGAGAGAATTGAAACGTGCTATTTTGTATTCAATAAGTGTTTGATTTATAATTGCACAAACGCGTTATTCtcagaacaaaatttatagttgTTCATCAGTCTGTATTAAAACGTGCACGGAAaaggaacaaaattaaatattattatattcagagaaaaataacaatcatGCTTAAATGCAGCGAAAAAcatactttttacaaaaactttaacCCTGATCATCGAATGACTCAAAACGAAGTGCCATTTAACAATAATCAGAAACGCAGTTAatgaaattgattattttattaatgagatttaatataataatacaaaagagGAGTGTTAAATATGTCACTCATGTgagattgaaaataatttataaatttgtgaaaaaaaaagtttcttgaaattgttatgaaaatattttaagcaacATTAAGAGTTAGCTAAAACACGTCAACATTTTTTAGGCTAAAAAAACGTGAATCTACAGTCACTAACAAGTCTTGTTGCTGACATCAGCTTATTATAACTCGAAAACTCTCCGTCTACCGTGTTTCGTGtcgtatatttattattatgtctttattttattgacattcaaaagtaaaaacacacacacaaaatgatAATACCGAgagttgctattttttttttcaaaacttaagcGTCAAGTGTATCATCAAATAAACAAATCTTCAGTTGTGTGATGATCGAGTAGGAGGAAAAGAATCTCTTGCCATAATTCAAgggcaattattatttatttgcaaaacttTGCAAACTTTTATTTGGATTACCTATATTGAAACAATGGGAAAGTCATCgagtaaattaaagaaaaggcGAACTcaaagtaagtttttcaaCCTTTTTTAATGCTATCATTGAACCAAAAGaatcattgaaaaatacaATATGCTCATTGTGACTTGAGAACTTATACTATTGTCATTTACACAGAGACGAAGTGCATATTACATGTCATGACAGAcatcaaacaaaaacttacatGCGTGCGAAAGAAAGAATTATTATCAACAACAGATCAAAATTAAAGCGAAATAATTGCATTATTTGATGCATGTGTGGCAAATCTTGAACATCCGAAATATGTTAACAaggcaataaattaaatttttgtgcaaaaatattcatgagaTTGGTTTAGTTGAGAGTCATATAACATCAACTGCCTAACGAACATGACAGTTGAGTGCAAAATAAATTCGCTAATTTACTGTAAAaggcaaacaaaaacaaacattttttgcatgctCATTCAACGCCTACTGAATCGCAAATGTAAACATTAAgtaggtaataataatatttctataaatataaaataataaaatcgtaCCTTATCTTTCTTATATTAAAACAACTCCATACAGTAATTTGAATTCACGATTTATTTATCGTTctgtttttgaagaaaaattatttgtatgtTATAAAGCAGTAACAGGCGAAATGATATGTCGTTATAATTAATGTTCAGGGGTTGTGACATGAAGATTTTTACAGATTTAACGGAATCTGATTATTTATCATATATTGCAGTCCTTCGGAAAtagttgatttaaaattataatgctGTTCTTTTTATACAGATTTGaattccattcattcatttattcaaatttacaataaaataggTACAGTACTACAATGTTTGGTAGAGTTCAGTGTAaagatattaaataaaacacattTGATATTCATTTgcgtttattgaaattttaaattattgcaaataaattatttttacagtaaGACGCTAACTTGTCTGAAAGTCaagaaaaaactaacaaaacgAATCACAACACATAATACAAATTTCTTCTTATTGTGTCTACAAACCATTCAATGACCATTTACTCAAATATCAAAAGTACGAATGTCGATTGCTTGTACACATTTGTTTTAAATcgtattcaataaaaaaaaactcgacgtCTCGCctaaagaaaaataagcaTCTGTCATATCTTAATTGATTTGTTGtgtgtttttcaataaaattccctTCCTTTACGAACTCGTGacacatattttaattaaacataaattgaaGGCGaactaaagtttttaatcGATTATAAATGATATCTCTTAATACGATTTACAGATAATACTAATCTtatctttatttatatttcatttcagGCGTTGCATGGAGCTTTCGCTTCAAACAACCGACAGTTTCAAATAATGATCAAACAAATGCGGAGTTGAAAGGACGTCGATTCCGTAAGAGACATCAAAAGATAGAAGAACTAAATGTTGAAGGCGATATGACTCCCGTGATAATCTGTTCAGGTCCGCATCTTGACATACAAGAGTGGTTA
It encodes:
- the LOC134829304 gene encoding metallo-beta-lactamase domain-containing protein 1, with product MNRITILKDGYSQIIENDPRGDVMKANCTCTLIQCETGENIIVDSLDAWSASTLLAALKEVNIEPDQINFCISTHCHPDHLGNNNLFLNARHIVGQTISQRDEYFMHDFSKEPFAVTSDVHVLATKGHTNTCVSVICKNSIFDGKTVAIVGDLFENEKDIDDPSIWREAGSESIEDQMKNRLIIATLSDYIVPGHGSMFKVTPEMRDKLENQLKTLDRNIIG
- the LOC134831255 gene encoding N6-adenosine-methyltransferase non-catalytic subunit is translated as MSEKMRELREESRKRKKLIAQTLGIEVDELKHALGTAEESYGNKSRNYDDDEANSSKKSAAENVFYRDSSQFLKGTQSSNPHNDYCQHFVDTGQRPQNFIRDVGLQDRFEEYPKLRELIKLKDELISETATPPMYLKADLKTFDLTSMGTKFDVILIEPPLEEYFRGAVVASGAPKNFWSWDEILSLDIGEIAAHRSFIFLWCGSSEGLDIGRNCLRKWGFRRCEDICWIRTNIENPGHSKILEPKAVFQRTKEHCLMGIKGTVRRSTDFDFIHANIDIDLIISEEQEFGSLEKPEEIFHIIEHFCLGKRRLHVFGRDSTIRPGWVTIGSELTNSNFNSDVYASYFDGGMTTTGCTERIETLRPKSPQNTNNGAQRGSRGRGRGGLRSRGRPR
- the LOC134829301 gene encoding glucose-induced degradation protein 8 homolog, yielding MSYNDRNDGISTTEWQNRLESFELKQNDVNKLIMNYLITEGFKEAAEKFQAESGVEPDVDLSSLDNRILIREAVQDGRIQEATHLVNQLHPELLDNDRYLYFHLQQLHLIELIRAGKIEGEDGALTFAQTQISEAGESNPEVLNELERTLALLAFEKPQNSPFSDLLDQTHRQKIASELNAAILKQEHQEYPSPRMVNILKLILWAQTELDKRNIPYPKMTDLANATIEK
- the LOC134831256 gene encoding ribonuclease H2 subunit A yields the protein MNVEKMDYVKIESLDGLGEWIKNQDNAKSFVNFTIPEICKTEPCILGVDEAGRGPVLGPMVYGIAFCPKKKDEALKTLGCADSKQLTEEKREEIFVDLNNEEYAKSCVGWAVEVISPNVISTSMNRRVKYSLNEVSMGSAIDLIKKAVELGVNVKEVYVDTVGPPEKYQAKLKGIFPDFKITVAKKADSTYPIVSAASICAKVSRDHALKVWSFREGIELEEGFGSGYPGDPATKRFLDNVEPVFGFPRLVRFSWSTATKALEHKAYSVEFDEEEEEEKPKKVKSKQITQFFGDATKQRHLFFKERCLENIAKI
- the LOC134832488 gene encoding uncharacterized protein LOC134832488, with translation MIRENYSRVVTSALQNNVAINSNCGGTFRDNQHLIQSPGYPNHYENNLKCEYTLMAPFVCRNYFHVQFIDFDVEPSRNCSKDYVKVGNEDTLCGQVLGIKKYETEAGVLKIKLVTDGYETRKGFQLLISRLPCINDGDDSSESRTTVFPIYDKESEIGINTVRPASSNIAPSVLPPFTSNRQDIPPPDWNNNGYLPPPPVTSRPIQPVPPIHQNPCFQIPCCPSYNPLFPHYPQNNPFYPIGYHPNHQYPQNHHNFIPNTPPIKKQLPQLSPYPPPGFPLIPQFGVPQQCCRNTFRNRRFYLVSPNFPATNRRPTDCFFVIERANLNICRLRIVFKFFNHGNNFQCFDDFLEVDGRRVCGCKSGLVYTTQWGYEPKIIRYRNSGYQPNGLRGFVLDVIQESCPYRYEIPPFKRIDNTNNPVYITKAQQLGKAMIVHTNSSTISTYYHMADPEDIKVKSQKQEEIGVVDEKTPVVKDVENDLETSGTVAKFYFLNQFNNNNGQLKCNLNPFEWLVLKKSALFIQRPICFRF